The genomic interval CGGCACCGCCGTCGACGCCAAGGTCTGACCTCACGTTCTCCGGAAGGCGTCCGCACCACCCATCGCGGTGAGGCGGGCGCCTTCGGCATGTCCGCTTCCGCTTCCGCTTCCGCTTCCGGTCACGGGCTCGGTGCCGTCAGGTAGCGCTGGAGGGTGGGCCCGAGCCAGGCCACGATCTCCTCGCGGGCCAGCGCGACGGTCGGCGGGAAGCGCAGTACGTAGCGCGTGAGCGCGAGCCCCAGGAGCTGGGCGGCGACCAGCCCGGCACGCGCCGGCGCCTGCTCCGGGTCGGGGCACGCCTGCCGCGCGACCGGCATCAGCTGATCCCGGAAGATCCCCTGCATCCGCTCGGCCCCGCCCTTGTTCGTGGCGCCGACCCGGAGCATCGCCGTCAGCTCCTCGTTCTCCTCCCACATGGCGAGGAAGTGCGTGACCAGTGCCCGCCCGACCTCGCCCCGCGGGGTCGAGGCCAGGTCCGGCAGCCGCAGGTCGTAGGAGACGGCCGCCGCGAACAGGCCCTCCTTGTTGCCGTAGTAGCGCATCACCATCGACGGGTCGATGCGCGCGTCCTTGGCGATGGCGCGGATGGTCGCGCGCTCGTAGCCATCGGTGGCGAAGCGCTCGCGCGCGGCTTCGAGGATGGCGGTGCGGGTGGCGTCGGAGCGGCGGGGGCCGGGGGTGCCGTCGGTGGTGCTGTCGTCCATGCCAACGAGCGTAGGCCAACACGTGTTGACAGTCCAGGGAACGGGTTTTATGTTGGCCAACAAGCGTTGGCAAACAAGTGTTGACCCTAGGAGGTCACCGTGAACCGCACCGTCATCGTCGTCGGCTCCGGCCCCACCGGACTGCTCCTGGCCGGTGACCTCGCCGCCGCCGGCGTCCCGGTCACCCTGCTGGAGAAGCGCCCGCGGAAGATCAGCAACCTGTCCCGCGCCTTCGTCCTGCACGCCCGCGCCCTGGAGCAACTCGACGCCCGCGCCCTCGCCGACGAACTGGAGGCCATCGGCCAACCCCTCGACCGGCTCCGCCTGTTCGGCCGCCTCACCGTCGACCTGACCACTCTCCCCTCCCGCTTCAACCACCTCCTCGTCCTCCCGCAGTACGAGGTGGAGAAGGTGCTGCTGCGGCGCGCGGCCGAGGCGGGGGTCGACTTCCGCTACGAGACCGAGATGACCGGGCTGTCGCAGGACGCGGCCGGTGTGACCGTCGAGGTACGTGGGCCGGGCGGGGTGGCCGAGTCGCTGCGTGCCGCGTACGTCGTGGGCGCCGACGGGATGCGCAGCGCGGTGCGGGACGCCGTCGGGCTGCCCTTCCCCGGTCACTCCGTCATCCGTTCCGTCGTCCTCGCGGACGTGCTGCTCGACGAGAAGCCCGAGACCCTGCTCACCGTGGCCACGGTCGGCGACGCCTTCGCCTTCATCGCGCCGTTCGGTGACGGCTACCACCGGGTCATCGGCTGGAACCGCGCGCACGACGTCGCCGACGACGAGCCCCTCGACCTCGACGAGGTCAGGGAGATCACCCGGCTCGCCCTCGGCCGTGACTTCGGGATGCGCGACGCCCGCTGGATGTCCCGCTTCCACAGCGACGAACGCCAGGCGCCCGCCTACCGGGTGGGCCGCGTCTTCCTCGCGGGCGACGCCGCGCACGTCCACACACCGGCCGGCGGCCAGGGCATGAACACCGGCCTCCAGGACGCGGCCAACCTCGGCTGGAAACTGGCCGCGGTGATCGACGGCCACGCGGCCCCGGACCTCCTCGACACCTACCAGACCGAGCGCCACCCCGTCGGCAGGTCGGTCCTCCGCAGCAGCGGCGGCATCGTCCGCCTCGCCATGGCCAAACGCCCCTGGACCCTCGCCCTGCGCGCGGCCCTCACCACGGTCCTCGACCACGTGGCCCCGGCCCGCCGCAAGGCCCTCGGCCAACTCACCGGCATCGGCTACACCTACCCGGCACCCCGAGGCGCCCACCGCCTCGTCGGCACCCGGGCCCCGGACGTGACCCTCGCCGACAACGGCCGCCTCTACGAGGCCCTGCGCGGCGGCCGGTTCGTACTGATCACCCCGGAGCCCTACGAGGACCAGGACACCCGCAAGGACCGGCTGACGGTGGAGCGCTGGGCGAGCGATCGTCGTACGGCGTTGCTGGTGCGGCCCGATGGGTATGTGGCGTGGGCCGCGGATGCCGCGGACCGGAAGGAGATCGACGTGGCGCTCGCCGAGTACGTCGGCTGAAAGGTGCCGTAGGAGACGGGCGGTTCAACGGGGCCGTCAGGAGCGGGAGTTGGGCTACCGCTCCGTCGAGGTCAGCAACTTCCGGAGCAGATCGGCCAGTTGGGCGGCCTGGTCGGGGGCGAGGCCGGAGAGGGCCGCTGTCTGGGTGGCGAGGCCTGAGCCGACCGCCTCGTCGATCAGGGCCAACCCCTTGTCTGTCAGGGTGACTTGGAGGCCGCGGCGGTCGTGCGGGTCGGGGGAGCGGCGGAGGAGGCCGGCGCGTTCCAGTTTGTCGAGGCGGCCGGTCATGCCGCCGGTGGTGAGCATCAGGGTCGCGGAGAGCTCGCGCGGCGAGAGCGTGTAGGGCTCGTCGGCGCGGCGCAGGGTCGCGAGGACGTCGAACTCGCCGCGCGAGATGCCGTGCGGGACGTACGCCTTCTCCATGCGGTCGCCCATGGCCCGGGCCAGCCGGAAGATCCGCCCGAAGACCTCCATCGCGGCGGTGTCGAGGTCGGGCCGCACGGCCGCCCACTGCTCGACGATCGCGTCGACGGGGTCCTTGTCGTTCATGGGGTGAGTATCCGCCGGTCAGTGGGTCGGTCGCAAGAAAGTGGATCAGCGGTCAGTGGGTCACTGGTCAGCGGATCACCGGTCAGTGGCTTGACGGTAACTAGCTTATGGCTAAGCTAGTTACCAGTGACCTACTTCGGAAGGTGTCTCCCATGGCCAGTCGTCCGGTCCTGACGGCCGCCCTCACCGCCCTCGCCCCCATCTCCTGGGGCACCACCTACGCCGTCACCACCCAGTTCCTCCCGCCCGACCGCCCCCTCTTCACCGGCCTGATGCGCGCCCTCCCCGCCGGTCTCGTGCTCCTCGCGCTCGCCCGGGTGCTGCCGCGCGGTGCCTGGTGGTGGAAGGCGACGGTGCTCGGCGCGTTGAACATCGGTGCCTTCTTCCCGCTGCTGTTCCTGTCGGCGTACCGGCTCCCGGGCGGCATGGCGGCGGTGGTCGGCTCGGTCGGGCCGCTGATCGTCGTAGGCCTCTCGGCGGTGCTGCTGGGGCAGCGGCCCACGGCCCGGAGCGTGCTCACCGGTGCCGTCGCGGCCTTCGGCGTCAGTCTCGTCGTACTGAAGGCGGCCGGTGCGCTCGACCCGGTCGGCGTGCTCGCGGCCCTCGCGTCCACCGCCTCGATGTCCACCGGCACCGTGCTGACCAAGCGGTGGGGCCGCCCCGACGGCGTCGGCCCGTTGGCCCTCACCGGGTGGCAACTCACCGCCGGCGGGCTGCTGATAGCCCCCGTCGCCTTCCTGGTCGAGGGGGCACCGCCCGCGCTGGACGGCCGGGCGGTCGGCGGTTACCTGTACCTCGCGCTGGCCAACACGGCGATCGCGTACTGGCTCTGGTTCCGCGGCATCGGCCGGCTCTCCGCGACCCAGGTCACCCTCCTCGGCCCGCTCTCCCCGCTGACCGCGGCCGTCGTCGGCTGGGCGGCGCTCGGGCAGGCGCTCACGGCGGTGCAGGTGGCGGGGATGGCATTGGCGTTCGGGGCGACGGTGTTCGGGCAGATCGGTACGCGTACGCCTCCTGTTCCCGTTCGGGAGGTAGCGTCACGCGGGAATGTCGTTACGCAACGCCGCGCGGCGACATCTGTAACGCAACGCTCGTGACGCATCGCTCGTGACGCAACGCCGGAGGCGCTCGTGGCCGAAGACTCCTGCCCCAGTTGTGGCAAGCCGCTCACCGCACGGGCGGGCCGTACCGGCCGGCGTTCCGTGTACTGTTCCGCCGCCTGCCGACAGAAGGCCTACCGGGAACGGCAGGGCGGCGGTGGCGGGGTCGGAGTCGACGGGCTGATCAAGGAGATCGGGCGGCAGGTGGAGGAGCTGGTGCTGCAGCCGCCTTCCGTCTTCTACTCCGGCGTGACGGAACTTTCGTCGTCCGTCGCGCGGCTGAGGCGGGTGGCGCGGACGGCGCGGGACACCGCCCAGGAGCCGACCCGGGAATCCGTCACACGGACGCCCGTCACGGAAGCCCCTGCCGTCCCCCAAGTCCCCGTCGACGAAGGCGACTTCGCGGCCCTCGTCGAGTCCCACCGCCGGGAGATCCAGGTCCACTGCTACCGCATGACCGGGTCGTACGACGACGCCGAGGACCTGGTGCAGGAGACGTTCCTGCGGGCCTGGCGGGCCCGGGACACCTTCGAGGGGCGGGCCGGTGCCCGTACCTGGCTGTACCGCATCGCCACCAACGCCTGCCTGGACTTCCAGCGCCGTACGGCCCGCCGCCCCAAGCGCTACGAACCGTTGCCCGGCATGAACCACGGCGGCGGGGAGCCGCCCGCCCGCATCACGTGGCTACAGCCGTACCCCGACGACGAGTTGCCCTCCGCCGAGGAGCAGCCGGAGGCCGCCGCGGTCTCCCGCGAGACCCTCGAACTGGTCTTTCTGGCCGCCGTCCAGCATCTCCCGCCGCGCCAACGCGCGGTGTTGGTGCTGCGGGACGTCCTCGGGCTGACCGCCGTGGAGACCGGCGAGGCGCTCGACATGACCGTGGCCTCGGTCAACAGCGCGCTGCAACGGGCCCGCCCCACCCTGCGCGACCGCCTTCCCGGCCGCCGCGCGGACTGGACGACCGACGAGCCCACCGAGCACCAACGCACCCTGGTCAAGCGGTACATGGCCGCCGCCGAGCGCCTCGACCTGTCCGAGGTCGCCGCGCTGCTCAGCGAGGACGTCACGCTCACCATGCCGCCGAACCCGTTCTGGTTCACCGGCCGCGATGCGCTCGTGGAGTTCTTGAGTGTCAGTCTCGACGCCAACTCGCCCATGTTCCTGGGGCATTGGCGTCACCTTCCCGCCCGCGCCAACGGGCAGCTCGCGGCCGGGGGTTACGTCCGTCGCCCCGGTACGACCGTCTACCGCGCCCAGGTCCTCGACGTGCTCCGCTTCGGCGCCGACGACCGGATCGTGGAGATCACGTCCTTCGAACCGCACCTGTTCCCGGCCTTCGGACTGCCGCTGAGGCTGTGACCGACGAGAGGTGAGCGGTGACCGATGAGTGGTGGACCCCGCGTGCGTCTGTATGACCGACTCGAACGACACACGACCCGCAAGGAGAACCACCATGCTGCTCACCGACAAGACCGCGGTCATCTACGGCGCCGGCGGCTCGATCGGCGGTGCGGTCGCCCGCGCCTTCGCCGCCGAGGGAGCCCGCGTCCACCTCGTGGGACGCACCCTGGAGACGCTGGAGGCCGTGGCAGGTGACATCAAGGGCATCGGCATCAAGGACGCCGAGGTCGCCGTCGTCGACGCGCTCGACGAGACGGCCGTCACGGAACACCTCGCCCGCGTCGGCGACATCGACGTGTCCTTCAACCTCGTCTCGCGCGGCGACGTCCAGGGACTGCCGATCACCGACATGCCCGTCGACGCCTTCCTGGCGCCGGTGATCAACGGCACCCGCGCCAACTTCATCACCGCCCGCGCCGCCGCCCGCCGCATGGCCGAACGCGGCTCCGGCGTCGTCCTCACCCTCAACAGCGGTTCCGCGCACGGCAGTCCGATGATGGGCGGCACCGGCCCCGCCGACGCGGCGACCGACAGCCTCGTGCGCAACCTGGCGATGGAACTGGGCCCGCGCGGCGTGCGCGCCGTAGGACTGTGGGCCGCAGGCATCCCCGAGACCCTGACCGTCGAGAAGCTCGGCAAGGTCAACCCCGACCTCAACGAGGCCGCGATCCAGGGCATCCTCGACCACCTGTCGAGCCTGCGCATGACCCGCCGCAACCCCACCCTCGCGGAGATCACCGCGACCGCCGTCTTCCTCGCCTCGGACCACGCGGCGAGCATCACGGGCACGTTCGTGAACGTCACGGGCGGGATGTTCCCGGGCTGAGGGCGGGCCGGGTGGGGTCGTCCGTCCCCGGGGTCCCTCTTGACACGCCGTACTCCTGGAGCTCCCATGAGGAAGTTCAACAGCCCTACAGGCAAAGGGAGTTGGCAGGGTGGCGAAGGGGAGAACCGGCGCGCGGACACCGCTCGTCCCGGGCGCGCCGTATCCCGGCGTCGACGAACTGGAGCGGCAGGCCCGCGCGTTGGTCGCCCGGGCGCCCGGGGTGCTGCGCCTGCGCGTCGTGGGGGAGAGCCGGGCCGGGCGTCCGTTGTGGCTGCTGTCGGCCGGGCACGGGGACCGGCAGTTCCTGACCGTCGCGGGCGCGCACGCCAACGAACCCGTGGGCGGGGCCTCCGCGCTCCGCCTGGCACGGCTCTTCGCGCGCCGACCGCACTACCTCCAACTGCTCGGCTGCACCTGGCACTTCCTGCTCTGCCTCGACCCGGACGGAGCGCACCTCGCGCAGGGCTGGCAGCCGGAGGAACCGGAGCCGTCCCTGGAGGAGTGCCACCACACCTTCTACCGACCCGAGTTCGCCGGCCAGCCCGAGTCGATGCCGGCCCGGGGCGAGGGGCGAGAGCCGCTGCCCGAGTCCTCGGCGCTGGTGCGGCTGCTCGACGAACTGCGGCCCGCCGCCCAATTCACCCTGCACGGCATCGAGTTCGGCGGCGGCTTCGTCATGCTGACCGAGGATGTCCCGGGCGTCGCCGACGCCTTCCGGCACACCGCGGCCCGGCTGCGGATCCCCCTCGTCCATCACCCCCTCGACGGCCTCGACTGGCGCCCGGAACCGCCCGGCGTCCTGGTGCTGCCGTCGGACCGGGGCACGGGCGAACGCGACCAGAGCGGCTTCGTCGCAGAGAGCACCTGGCTCCATCCCCGGCGCTACGGCACCCTCACCGCCCTCGTCGAGGCGCCCGCCTGGGCCGTCGCCGCGACGGGCGACCCGAGGCCGGCCGCCGACCCGGCGGGGGAGACCGCGCGGGTGAGCGAGCTGCTCCTCGACCGGACCCGGCAGCTCACCGCCGTACTCGGCGGGCGGGCGCTGGACCGTGTCCCCGAGGAGCTGAGGCCGCTGCGGGACGCGGGGCTGGAACTCGTCGACGTCTCGCCGTCCATCGCCGACACCTGGGCCGCCGAGGAACTCCCCGCGCACGAGGGCCACTTCGCGACCCTGGGCGTCTCCGCCCGCCGGGTCCCGCTGCGCGCGGCGGCCATGCTGCGCCGCGCCCTCGCCCGCACCGACCCCGACGCCTGCGAGACCCTCGGGAACCTGGTGCACGAGTGGTGCCGGGAACTGCGCAAGTCCTACGACCCGCGCTGGGTGCCCGTGGCCGTACAGACCGGGCTGCATCTGAGAACGATGCTCGACACCGCCCGGCTGCTGTGCGCGGAGGGCGGGCGTACGGAGGGTGGGTACACGGAGGGCGGGTGACCGACCGGGTCACCCGCCCTCCGTGCAGTCTTGCCTAGTGGTCGGCGGCCGCGTCCGCCGCCTGGGCCTTCAGCGCGCGCTCGACGCCCGAGCGGGACTCCGAGACCAGGCGGCGCAGGGCCGCGTTGGGTTCGGCGGTCGTCAGCCAGGTGTCCGTGCGGTCCAGGGTGTCCTGGGAGACCTGGATCGACGGGTAGAGGCCGATCGCGATCTGCTGGGCGATCTCGTGCGACCGGGTGTCCCAGGCCTCCTTGACCGCCGCGAAGTACTTCTCCGTGTACGGCGCCAGGAGTTCGCGCTGGTCGGTCTGGACGAAGCCCGAGATCACCGCTTCCTGAAGGGAGTTGGGGAGCTTGTCGGACTCGACGACCTGCGCCCAGGCCTCCGCCTTCGCCTCCTCGGTCGGACGGGCGGCACGGGCGGTCGCCGCGTGGCGCTCACCGGCGGCCGTCCTGTCCCGCTCGTACTCGCCGGCGATCTCCGACTCGTCGAACCGGCCGACGGACGCGAGGCGTTCGACGAACGACCAGCGCAGCTCGGTGTCGACGGCCAGGCCCTCGATCGTCTGGGTGCCCTCCAACAGGGCGTCCAGCAGGTCGAGTTGCTCCGGGGTGCGGGCTGTGGACGCGAACGCGCGGGCCCACGCCAGCTGGTGGTCGCTCGCGGCCTCGGCGGAACGCAGGTGCGCCAGCGTGGCGTCCGTCCACCGGGTGAGCAGGGCCTCGCGGGCGGCCGGGTCGGCGTACAGCTCGATCGCGAGCTTCACCTGCCGCTGGAGCGACTGCACGACACCGATGTCGGACTCCTTGCCGATGCCCGACAGGACGAGCGACAGGTAGTCACGGGTGGCGAGTTCGGCGTCCCGCGTCATGTCCCAGGCCGAGGCCCAGCACAGGGCGCGGGGCAGCGAGGACTCGAAGTCGCCGAGGTGCTCGGTGACGAACGCGAGGGACTGCTCGTCGAGGCGGACCTTCGCGTACGACAGGTCGTCGTCGTTGAGCAGCACCACGTCCGGGCGACGCTTGCCCACCAGCTGCGGTACGGCGGTGAGTTCGCCGTCCACGTCCAGCTCGACACGCTCGTCGCGCACCAACTTGCCGGTGTTCTCGTCGAGTTCGTACAGGCCCACCGCGATGCGGTGCGGGCGGAGAGTGCCACGCGGCGGAGCCGCATCATCAGATGCAGTGCCCTTCGCGCCGGCGGGCAGGGCCGGGGCCTCCTGGCGGATCGCGAAGGCGGTGATGACACCGTCCGCGTCCGTCTCGATCTCCGGGCGCAGGATGTTGATGCCGGCCGTCTGGAGCCACGCCTTCGACCAGGTGCTCAGGTCACGCCCGGAGGTCTCCTCCAGCGCGCCCAGCAGGTCCGACAGACGGGTGTTGCCGTACGCGTGGCGCTTGAAGTACGCCTGCACGCCCGCGAAGAACTCGTCCATGCCGACGTACGCGACGAGCTGCTTCAGGACGCTCGCGCCCTTGGCGTACGTGATGCCGTCGAAGTTGACGAGGACGTCGTCCAGGTCACGGATCTCGGCCATGATCGGGTGCGTGGACGGGAGTTGGTCCTGCCGGTACGCCCACGTCTTCATCGAGTTGGCGAACGTGGTCCACGAGTGCGGCCAGCGCGAGTCGGGGGCGTAGGCCTGGCAGGCGATCGAGGTGTACGTGGCGAACGACTCGTTCAGCCACAGGTCGTTCCACCACTCCATGGTGACCAGGTCGCCGAACCACATGTGGGCCAGTTCGTGCAGGATCGTCTCGGCGCGCACCTCGTACGCGGCGTCGGTCACCTTGGACCGGAACACGTACTGGTCGCGGATGGTCACCGCGCCCGCGTTCTCCATCGCGCCCGCGTTGAACTCCGGGACGAACAGCTGGTCGTACTTCTTGAAGGGGTACGCGTAGGCGAACTTCTCCTGGAACCAGTCGAATCCCTGCCGCGTGACCTCGAAGATCGCGTCCGAGTCGAGGTACTCGGCGAGCGAGGGCCGGCAGTAGATGCCCAGCGGCACGCTCTGCCCGTCCTTCTCGTACACGCTGTGCACGGAGTGGTACGGCCCGACGATCAGCGCGGTGATGTACGTCGAGAGGCGCGGCGTCGGCTCGAACACCCAGGTGTCGTCCCGGGGTTCGGGCGTCGGGGAGTTGGAGATGACGGTCCAGCCGGAGGGCGCCTTCACGGTGAACTGGAAGGTGGCCTTGAGGTCGGGCTGCTCGAAGGCCGCGAACACGCGGCGGGCGTCCGGCACCTCGAACTGGGTGTAGAGGTAGGCTTGTTGGTCGACGGGGTCGACGAACCGGTGCAGCCCCTCACCGGTGTTGGTGTAAGCGCAGTCGGCGACGACGCGCAGGACGTTGGGCCCCTCCAGCAACCCCGCGAGCGCGATCCGCGAGTCCTTGAAGACCTCGTCGGGGTCGAGCGGGTCGCCGTTCAGCGTCACCTCGCGGACGGCCGGGGCGACCAGGTCGATGAAGGACTCGGTGCCGCCCTCCGTCACATCGAAGCGCACCGTCGTCGCGGACCTGTAGGTCCCGCCCTCCTGCGCGCCGGAGAGGTCGAGATCGATCTCGTACGAGTCAACGGTGAGCAGCGTTGCCCGCTGCCGCGCCTCTTCGCGAGTCAGGTTTGTGCCAGGCACGCGGTCATCTCCTCGTTATGTGTGGGTTGCGCCATCCTTCCACGGGAGCTGCGGGAAGCGCGATGTCCGTATCCCGCCGGTGAGCGGGGCGGACGAGCGCGAGCCTGGTGCCATGACGACGTACACGCCACGACCCATCGACCCGACAGTCCTGAAGGAGCTGCGCTCTGCTGACGACGCGGGGCGCGGAATGGTTCCCGTACTCGATGAGGAGGGCGCCGCTCCGCTCCGCTGCTGTCTGCGCCGCAGCGAGCCGGGTGAGCGGATCGCCCTCGTCTCCTACGCCCCGCTGCGGCGCTGGGCTGCGGAAACGGGCGCCGAGCCCGGGGCGTACGACGAACAGGGCCCGGTGTTCATCCACGTGGAGGAGTGCGCGGGGCCTGCGGCCGGCTCCGGGTATCCCTTCGCGAACGCCCACCGCGTGCTGCGCCGCTACTCGGCCGAGGGCCACATCCTGGGCGGCGAGCTGGTCGACACCCTCGACGACGACGCCTTCGCCCGGGCGTTCGCCGATCCGTCCGTGGTTCTCGTCCACGTCCGGGCGGTGGAGTACGGCTGCTGCTTCTACGAGGTACGCCGGACGGGCTGAATGGTCAGCCCCTCCGGCGTTTGAGGAGCGGGGTCCGGGGCGGAGCCCCAGAAGGATGGGACGGGTAGGGGCGGCGGGGGCGAGGAAAGCCCGTCAGCCCTTCAGCTCCGCCGCCACCAGCTCCGCGATCTGCACCGCGTTCAGCGCGGCGCCCTTGCGGAGGTTGTCGTTGGAGATGAACAGCGCGAGCCCGTGCTCGACCGTCTCGTCGGCGCGGATGCGGCCGACGTAGGACGGGTCCTGGCCGGCCGCCTGGAGGGGGGTCGGGATGTCGGTCAGGGCGACACCGGGGGCGCCGCCGAGCAGCTCCGTGGCGCGCTCGACCGAGATGGGGCGGGCGAAACGGGCGTTGACCTGGAGGGAGTGCCCCGAGAAGACCGGGACGCGGACGCAGGTGCCGGAGACCTTCAGCTCGGGGATCTCCAGGATCTTGCGGGACTCGCTGCGGAGCTTCTGCTCCTCGTCGGTCTCGTGCAGGCCGTCGTCGACGATCGAACCGGCGAGGGGGAGCACGTTGAAGGCGATGGGCCGCTTGTAGACCTGCGGCTCGGGGAAGTCGACCGCCGAACCGTCGTGGGTCAGCTTGTCGGCGTCCGCCACGACCTTCAGGGCCTGGCCGTGCAGCTCGGCCACACCGGAGAGCCCGGAACCCGACACCGCCTGGTACGTGGCGACGACCAGCGCCTCAAGGCCCGCCTCCGCGTGCAACGGCTTCAGCACCGGCATCGCGGCCATCGTCGTGCAGTTCGGGTTGGCGATGATCCCCTTGGGCCGGTCGACGATCGCGTGCGGGTTCACCTCCGACACGACCAGCGGGACCTGCGGGTCCTTGCGCCAGGCGGAGGAGTTGTCGATGACGACCGCACCCTGCGAGGCGACCTTCTCGGCCAGTGCCTTCGAAGTCGCGCCGCCCGCCGAGAACAGCACGATGTCGAGCCCGGAGTAGTCCGCGCTCGCCGCGTCCTCCACCGTCACGCCGTCCAGGACCGTCCCCGCCGAACGGGCCGAGGCGAACAGACGCAGCTCGGTGACGGGAAAGTCCCGCTCCACGAGGATCCTGCGCATGACCGTGCCGACCTGACCGGTGGCTCCGACGATTCCGACCTTCACGGCGACTCCCTTTGCGTGCGTTCTACGTGGTCCAGCGCTTCCATGATGCGTCTCACCCGTGCCCGCCTGTCCAATCCTTTCGCCGCCCGGCCCGAGGAGTGGGATGCGACACCGGACCGCCCCCGGCCCGATCCTGCGGCGACGGCTCCGCGCGCTGCGAGAAATCCGCCCCGCACCGGTCCCGGACCGCAAGCCGTCCGGCCCGCCGGTGTGATCCACGCCTCTGCCCGCCGCCGCGGAAAACTCCTCCCCGCCCGGCCGAACGTTTCCGCCCGCTCCCGCGTCGTAGAGGAAACGCGGTGAGGGGGTGGCTTGTGCTGCGCAGAAAGGCCCGCCGGGTCCAGGAGGACGATCCTCTGGACGCGGCCCAGGAACGCCGGGTACGGGCGGTGCTCGCGCTCGGCGGCGTACCGCAGGCGGATCTGCCGGACGGCGTCCAGCAGGTACGGCTGCGGTTGCTGGAGCGGGCGGCGAAGGGCGACGAGGCGCCGCGCGACGTCTCGGCGTGGGCGGCGGTCGTCGCCTCGAACCTCGCCATGGACTGGCATCGCGCCAAACGCCGCCAGGAGCGGGTGGGGGAGCGGCTGGCCTCCCTGCGCCAGCTGGAGCACCCCTCCGGCGAGGACACGAGCGTCCTGTCCATGGCGGTGGCGCGGGGCCTGGACGAACTGCCCGACCAGCACCGCCAGGTCCTCGTCCTGCGCTTCTACGCCGACCTGCCCGTGCGCGGGATCGCCGAGGAACTCGGCATCCCGGAAGGCACGGTCAAGAGCCGGCTGCACTCCGCGGTCCGCGCCCTGCGCGACCGCCTGCACGAGGACGAGGTGGTGTGACGTGGCCGCGGAGCGCAATGAATACGACGGCGTGGACGCGCTGATGGCCGCGATCACGGACGAGCCGCTGCCGCAAGGAGCGGACGCGGACGCCGAGTTCATGGCCGAGCACCGGGTCGCCACCGCCGAAGTGGCATTGCTGCGCGAGCAGTTGGGGATCATCGGGGAGGCACTGTCGGCACCCCCGGCACCGGAACCCGTGGTGCGGGCCCGCCCGGCCCGGCGCCGCCGTCCCGCCCTGCGCGTCCTCGCCTACGGCACGCTCGCCACGGCCGTGATCGCCGGGATGGTCACCGG from Streptomyces sp. NBC_01288 carries:
- a CDS encoding TetR/AcrR family transcriptional regulator → MDDSTTDGTPGPRRSDATRTAILEAARERFATDGYERATIRAIAKDARIDPSMVMRYYGNKEGLFAAAVSYDLRLPDLASTPRGEVGRALVTHFLAMWEENEELTAMLRVGATNKGGAERMQGIFRDQLMPVARQACPDPEQAPARAGLVAAQLLGLALTRYVLRFPPTVALAREEIVAWLGPTLQRYLTAPSP
- a CDS encoding FAD-dependent monooxygenase gives rise to the protein MNRTVIVVGSGPTGLLLAGDLAAAGVPVTLLEKRPRKISNLSRAFVLHARALEQLDARALADELEAIGQPLDRLRLFGRLTVDLTTLPSRFNHLLVLPQYEVEKVLLRRAAEAGVDFRYETEMTGLSQDAAGVTVEVRGPGGVAESLRAAYVVGADGMRSAVRDAVGLPFPGHSVIRSVVLADVLLDEKPETLLTVATVGDAFAFIAPFGDGYHRVIGWNRAHDVADDEPLDLDEVREITRLALGRDFGMRDARWMSRFHSDERQAPAYRVGRVFLAGDAAHVHTPAGGQGMNTGLQDAANLGWKLAAVIDGHAAPDLLDTYQTERHPVGRSVLRSSGGIVRLAMAKRPWTLALRAALTTVLDHVAPARRKALGQLTGIGYTYPAPRGAHRLVGTRAPDVTLADNGRLYEALRGGRFVLITPEPYEDQDTRKDRLTVERWASDRRTALLVRPDGYVAWAADAADRKEIDVALAEYVG
- a CDS encoding MarR family winged helix-turn-helix transcriptional regulator translates to MNDKDPVDAIVEQWAAVRPDLDTAAMEVFGRIFRLARAMGDRMEKAYVPHGISRGEFDVLATLRRADEPYTLSPRELSATLMLTTGGMTGRLDKLERAGLLRRSPDPHDRRGLQVTLTDKGLALIDEAVGSGLATQTAALSGLAPDQAAQLADLLRKLLTSTER
- a CDS encoding EamA family transporter, whose protein sequence is MASRPVLTAALTALAPISWGTTYAVTTQFLPPDRPLFTGLMRALPAGLVLLALARVLPRGAWWWKATVLGALNIGAFFPLLFLSAYRLPGGMAAVVGSVGPLIVVGLSAVLLGQRPTARSVLTGAVAAFGVSLVVLKAAGALDPVGVLAALASTASMSTGTVLTKRWGRPDGVGPLALTGWQLTAGGLLIAPVAFLVEGAPPALDGRAVGGYLYLALANTAIAYWLWFRGIGRLSATQVTLLGPLSPLTAAVVGWAALGQALTAVQVAGMALAFGATVFGQIGTRTPPVPVREVASRGNVVTQRRAATSVTQRS
- a CDS encoding sigma-70 family RNA polymerase sigma factor, with translation MAEDSCPSCGKPLTARAGRTGRRSVYCSAACRQKAYRERQGGGGGVGVDGLIKEIGRQVEELVLQPPSVFYSGVTELSSSVARLRRVARTARDTAQEPTRESVTRTPVTEAPAVPQVPVDEGDFAALVESHRREIQVHCYRMTGSYDDAEDLVQETFLRAWRARDTFEGRAGARTWLYRIATNACLDFQRRTARRPKRYEPLPGMNHGGGEPPARITWLQPYPDDELPSAEEQPEAAAVSRETLELVFLAAVQHLPPRQRAVLVLRDVLGLTAVETGEALDMTVASVNSALQRARPTLRDRLPGRRADWTTDEPTEHQRTLVKRYMAAAERLDLSEVAALLSEDVTLTMPPNPFWFTGRDALVEFLSVSLDANSPMFLGHWRHLPARANGQLAAGGYVRRPGTTVYRAQVLDVLRFGADDRIVEITSFEPHLFPAFGLPLRL
- a CDS encoding SDR family NAD(P)-dependent oxidoreductase, producing MLLTDKTAVIYGAGGSIGGAVARAFAAEGARVHLVGRTLETLEAVAGDIKGIGIKDAEVAVVDALDETAVTEHLARVGDIDVSFNLVSRGDVQGLPITDMPVDAFLAPVINGTRANFITARAAARRMAERGSGVVLTLNSGSAHGSPMMGGTGPADAATDSLVRNLAMELGPRGVRAVGLWAAGIPETLTVEKLGKVNPDLNEAAIQGILDHLSSLRMTRRNPTLAEITATAVFLASDHAASITGTFVNVTGGMFPG
- a CDS encoding M14 family zinc carboxypeptidase, coding for MAKGRTGARTPLVPGAPYPGVDELERQARALVARAPGVLRLRVVGESRAGRPLWLLSAGHGDRQFLTVAGAHANEPVGGASALRLARLFARRPHYLQLLGCTWHFLLCLDPDGAHLAQGWQPEEPEPSLEECHHTFYRPEFAGQPESMPARGEGREPLPESSALVRLLDELRPAAQFTLHGIEFGGGFVMLTEDVPGVADAFRHTAARLRIPLVHHPLDGLDWRPEPPGVLVLPSDRGTGERDQSGFVAESTWLHPRRYGTLTALVEAPAWAVAATGDPRPAADPAGETARVSELLLDRTRQLTAVLGGRALDRVPEELRPLRDAGLELVDVSPSIADTWAAEELPAHEGHFATLGVSARRVPLRAAAMLRRALARTDPDACETLGNLVHEWCRELRKSYDPRWVPVAVQTGLHLRTMLDTARLLCAEGGRTEGGYTEGG